The following nucleotide sequence is from Toxoplasma gondii ME49 chromosome IV, whole genome shotgun sequence.
cCTCGACATGGAACCGAAAGTGCTCTGTTTACCGctgggagaggagagaacaaagagTGGACGCGTCAGATTCAGCAGCGCAAGCGACTTCGGATTTTTCGTCATTGTCGCAGAGAAAGCTGGAGAtagagaagacagaacatGTCGCCATCAATCGTTGCATGATTCCTCGCAACATAGAAAAATGGGTATCACACGCATAACCACGTGCGTCGCCAAATCCATCTGCCATCAccagtatatatatatatatatatatatatgtagatatatatatatatatagatatagatatataggCACGCATACGGagtgaatatatatatatatatatatgtttatacatgtaaatatctatatctatatatacatatatatagatatacatctaaatatatatatatatatatatataatctAGCTGAACAGTTTTGGCCTATCTTGTTTGTTTGGAATGAAGCGATTTAGAATCGTTGAACATGGCTCGAGTTCCAAGTCACAAACAGGAAAGTTGTTTATGGTTATCCTGCACACCATACCCCAGTGGACTGCTCAAGACAGCCGAGAGTGTTGTATGTCAGTATCAAAGGCCATGAATGTTCCCTGACATCGCGTCCGAAGCGCACACTTGAGACTTGCGTTTAATATCTCGCTTGTTCTggttctccgtttcctctttcgctgtctcttggctgcttcttctcactGAGTTTCTGGAGCGgcagggaggaggaggcgacaaacggtgaagcgaaggcggagacgacAGGCAAGGCTTCCCCAGAAGTCCGCGCAAACGAAGGCTCATATCCACGACACGATTCTAGACGAAGATGCTGAAGCGCCGCGACTGCCTTCATCCAATCGTGGTACGGCTGCGGAGCGCACAATCCGGTGAAAATACGCCGCAGGGCGACACACAGTAACGAGAGCGGTCGCATAAGGCGGGAGATGTAagggagacgggagagcTGTTGTGGAACGCCAGATATCCAGAGGGACAGGAGGTATTTACGGACGCATAGATAAAGAGACGAAGGTGAACATCGGATCTGCAGAGATAACCTCGAACCTCAACACCAAGGCAGAAGGCATGCAGCTGCACCCGCATGTCAGGTGTACCAACGAAGAATTCAAGCaatacgcatatatatatatatatatatatatgtacatgtttGTGTAGATATACGCATGATTGTGTTATAGGAACTTTCCATCTATAGAATATACAAGACACCAGTTTGTATTCGTTAACTGAAAGATAGACCctccgcgagagagagagtcagTTCAGCGATGAAGAGATGAACTCGAGCGGCTATGCAGACGGCTGCGTCGATAGTTGCAGCtgcagacgaggacgaaagcAGCAATCGTTCCATAGGGGAAGCGGTtcaaagaaacaggaaaacgcACCGCGGCCTTTGTATCGCTTCTGAGAGGGGAAGAGTCGAAGATGAGGAGAGTCACTCCACGGTGCCTACCTGCCGGACAAGTCTATCAGCTTCGTCAATCACCAGCCACCGAACGTCCTCGAGGCTAACACCCATCTCGTCGTCtagagaacagaaaagacgATGTTAAAGATTCACGATTCAAGATGCGTCGCAGAAGGCAAGTGTGAACCGGTCTCGACAAAGTACTcctcgaaaaaaaagaaaaatcgGTAAGAGTGAGGACAACGCAGTATCGTTCCACGCTCGCCAGTCACATGCTCGATGTACGGGAGCATCTATTcctctacatatatacacatgcacgtGTAAATGATTATATGTAGTCACAGGAACATTGGTACAAAGAGAGACCTGACTCTCTATAAAACATTCAACCTAccatacatacagatatagcTAGATGCAGATAGAAATAAAtagacagatatagatagatacagatatatatatatatatatatatagatagataggtaGATAAACGTACtcagatagagagatagcGGATACCTGATGGAGTGGAAAATCTGCTTTTGAACATCTAAGTGAATATTTATATCCATAGACCCTCAGGTACATACAGATATGGATTCACATCGGTCTCCCGGTAGACCGTGGATGGCATTGGAACTCCTGCTGCCCTGCCCGAGCCATCAAGGCAAAGCAAGACTCGGTTTCGCCTCGCCTCGCAGATATCTGGCCTCTCTCAACGGTGACGCTATGTGAATGTAGAACAAGGCAGCCTCAACGAGACGCATGCCGAACGAATGAAAACGATGCGACCTACCGGCGGTAGTGTCGTCATCTTCAAGGAGGACACCGCCTTCTCCACGAACCGCATCAGCGAAGGCTGTCCTCCGTcgtcgcgtcgccttccagACCAGCTCCGTGAACTTTCCCGGTGTACATACAACGACGTCGGGGGGCGCGGTGGATGTAGCTGCAGTGTCGCCGCAAACCGCAGAGACTTCAGAACGCCGCGGCGACCCAAGAAAGGCCGACAGCACCGACGGCGCTGTcggcgaagcgaagagagaagctctGCCTGTCGAAACGTGAGCAAGCCCTGCCGCTTTGTCTCGCTTGttgcggtgtacagacagctcaCCAACGAGACACGCGACGGAGATCTcacgacagaaaacgactcCTTCGATCGTGTGATTCTCCGCGGAACGAGCGCAGCATGAGGCTTcagcctccgcctcctctcccGAATGCTTTCGCTTTCGCCTGCATTCGCGAggcgcgctgtctccttcttcttcgtcttcgtttgcTTCGTCGGCGTCTGGCGTCAGCGCGCGCGTCCGACATACGGtccgagaagacgaagagacgaagggagaagagtGGCCGTGACGGAAGCGACGGAACTCCTCAGCGACCTGCACCGCCAGCTCGCGAGTGGGGACGAGCACGACGCAGCGCGTTGTCTGAGCTGGCGTAAGCGCAGTCTCAGACAAAACGCCTTTGAAACAACAGAAACGGTGTTTTTTGATTGACAACAGAAGTTGCCATCAACAAGAAGCATTTgcaaaaaagcaaagacaccagagaaaaacgctttCGAAGGAAAAATTGAAACACACTTTCTTAATCATCCAATCAAATTTCAGGAAAGCTTGAAGGGAGACAATCGTGAATGCAGTCTCGAAAACCATAGTTGAAATCATACAAGCCATTTAAAATCTGAGCAAACTCGGGGGAAAATCGAGGACCGGTGAGTCGCGCGCCAGCAGAAGAACTGGGAGAGGTTGCCCtcaaacggagagaagaagtaaAAAGAGttccgagaagagagaaacgtgcGAATCAGGGGGATGCGAAGACAAAGCAAGAAAGGCAGGAAGGACAGCCGAGTGCtcagggaagaagcgaaggagaaaataGAGACAGCAACTCCAGCTGCCGACGCAgtgcaagaggaagagagaggagagagcgaaagagacatcTCCAGCCGTTGAGTCCGCGCCGCTCTTACCTACGGatgcaagaagaaaactgaCAATGGGGAGGACGTAGCAGAACGTTTTTCCCTCGCCTACAGACGGCAGGCAAACAGGCAGAAGCGTCGCGAATTGCTCCTTAGAGTTCCATGGCCTTACaccctcttcctcgacagaacgagacagaatgAGGATGCCAGCAACCGAGACTCTACTCTCAATGTGCCGTCCTTCATCGTGTTGCTCGAAGCTGCTGAAAGACTCTTCATTGACTCCTGAGGCCAATCTTGCCGATCGATCTGAGTGGCTTTTCCCTAAATCCCTGCACTCGCCCTTTCATCCCTCAACACTCAAAGGCGACCATCTCCAAACCTGTCCTGCCTCGACATTCCgacctctttcttctcattGCTGCACCGACCTGTCGCTTCCCGGCCCCTTTGCGGATTTTCAGTCCTGCGGACTTTTTTTGCCGAGTGCTTTGGCTTCGTTCACTATCTCCACAAAGGTCAACTGCAGTGGTTCTACTttccagcttctctctccgaccGAGAacgcctcctctcctccccgcTCTCATCTTGTCCCCTTCAATCGTGCCTACAGCGCGTCTATACATCGTTGTAGACACACATAGATAGACGTAGATAGAGACctacagatagatagatagatagatgaATATCCTTACACATagacaaacacagaaagaatGGAGAGGAGCATAAGGATCGAACGAAATaccgagaaagaaaggaagagagaggaagagtgaTTGATAATGGATGCAGACGCGTAGAGTCTGTAGGCCATTACGACTGAGTGAATTTACCTGTGGGcgcggaaacgcagaggtCGCAGTTTTGAGGGTCGTATGGTTTGTCGATACACCGGGTGAGAAAGTTGACGACGGTGCGTTGGACTGCATGCAattggagagaagcgccacAACAGGCAAAAAGGAGATCGCTTTATTCGCGGTGGAATGAACACTTTGCCCTTATCCCTCTGCATCTCTTCaccttcccttcttcctctgtttcctcctaCAGCCGTCTCACTTGCTTTTCGGCTttccgtcctcttcctcgttcctaCTGTCCTCCGTCGACTCTTCCTTGCTTCGCATATACGCAAGTCTCcacggtgtctctctcttcggtctactttctctccctttcttctctccctttcttctctccctttcttctcttcctttcttctcttcctttcttctcttctctctgtcctcttcttcctgctcccGACGCTTGTGCCGCCtacgcgtctcctcccttcccGCTCTCCAcatctcctttctgcttcctgccTGTCGCGAGCTCGAGTCTGTTTCGCGGAtccgctcttctccgcgcTGCTCCGCGGCCCTCTCACGTTCCGAGTCTCAGAGACGCGCCTTCCGCGACCCCCCTGACACACCTTCACTGTCTTCGCAACACAAcaacatacatacatatattcacatatatatatacatatatatatatatatatacatatatatatatatacatatatatatatatatatgcatatataaacatgGCTGCCTGTCGGCTCAGAGGCATGTCACCCGGCGCGCAAACGCCCATCTCCAGTGACAtgcgcagagacaccggcagCCACCGGCAACGGAgatctgtgtgtgtctccgcagcgAGAGGCGTCGCAAGCAGAAGAGCGTCACTGTTTCATCTCCGTCTGGCGCTGTCTCTGATAGTTTTATGCGAACCTGGAAAGAGGCTGCGGATATCCCGGCGTCGAAGCGTCTCCAGAACGCATGGATGAAGAGATCGAAGAACTTCcgcgctcctctctctctcgcgttcctcgtcACCTTCGCGCTGCTGGGCGACAACGCAGTAACGCTTCGTAAATTCTGGACGCgttgtctccccttctcccgtctcagcagaagacgacgaagaagaggcagacgaagaagaagagggagaagcagacgaagaagaggaggaagcaatCTCTGTATTTTCACTGGTTCTTGAAGTGAACGTCTGTCCGatggcttcttctctctcgttgtctcctgtctctgcctcttctcgagCGCGAGacttctcctctgtgtgcctttttgccttcctcttctttgtctgtgCTTTCGCTTGCCGTTCCCCCCCTTCGAGTTCTCGGTcccctttgtttttctcttcctcctgttcgtcgccctcgtcgttctcgccttcctcctcgttgTCATGCATGTACTCTTCGCTTTggtgtttccttttccgtctccgctttctcttccttccagagcgctgttcttcctctctgtcctctgccgtttctccctcctcctgacgtctctcgtttctctccttgtcattctccttctctcggttcgccttcttcttcctgtcaaCCTCCGCGGCTGACTCAGTACCtgcgcgttcttctccgctaTTAAACTCTTTCAGCTGCCTCCCCGCGCTTTGCTTGTCTTTGCACGCCTGTCCATCCGCGCGCtttccctcgcctcctcttttttccgtttctcggCATGCTCCGTCTTCCGGCTTTCCCTCTCCCGGCTCTCGCGCGAGTCTGCGCGCCTCTTGCCGCTGCCTCCTGTACGCGGagtctctcgtttttttcttcttgcctccTTGCGAACTCGCCTCCTCAACCTTCTCCGCAGGCGATTCGGTCTCCATGGCGCACccgcagaaggagagaagaaaccgaggggaaagcggcagagagacggcgggGAAGAGTGGATTACCAAAGatgaaaaaaaaagcagaagacacaggaaaagAGTTAaccagagacggagagcgcCTGACTCAGACACCAACGAACTAGCATTAAtcggaggaggagagacaaagtgatgcagagagcgacacagaaacgtgagagagagagagggaacagcgagagagggaacagcGAGACCGGGGGGCAGGCGAACCGATggaaacagggaagagaaagacgaaacgaggaagcaaagaagcagaagaaaaccgcgaggcgaagaaaggaggttacagaaaaaagaatagagggaaggagactcGGCCCCAGAGAGGAGCAAGAAAAACACGGTGCAAGCTTGCGCCGCTGAGGAAAAAAAcgccgagagaaggcggttcgttgtgcatgcagttaAAATCGTTTCAGAGTCACAAACGAAACAGATCTCTGGAATTTTTCGTTGTTCCTCTATGCATCATCTCTTCCCTTCCCCGCCTTCGACCTCCACATCTCGCGCGCCGGTCCTTGGCAACGCGAGGCGATGGGGCGGCGAAAGGGAAGCGCATCGAAGATGGAGAATCTTCCTcggcggagaaaaagagggagtTGAATCTCTTTTCCTGAAGTGACGCCCCTTTCCTTCACAAAGGTCAGTATTTTATGTCCTGAAACGAACggtgtttctgcttcgcgaTTCGAACAAGGCTTTTCGCGAAGTCTCACTccgcgggagagacgcatATCGTTGCTTGGACTATATCGACACCCAGTCGGAGAAGCGGAACAGCCGTTTGGTTCTTAGAGATTCCCCTTCCCTCAGTCAGCGAAAACAGGTCGTTTCCTGCCCGCTGTCCTCTCCCGACAGTGACTCTTGACAAACGAAATAGACGAAAGAAAGGGCAAAGAAGCTCGAGTTTGAGGTGTATTATCGACACAGCTCAGGGGGGCTCTTTGCCGCGATGACTCCGAGTGAGCGCATGCAATGGGGAGTTTCCTTGCGTTAAAAGAAGAAGATCCCGCAGAAAATCCgggggaaaagagagatgACAAGGGGAGAAGTCGTCTTTCATCGAGAGAACAGCgcggttttctttcttcttccgggCGTGACAGTTTGCATCTCCTTTTCGCGAAAGATGCaagcgttgcatgcatgggGCCTGAGGCGCACACAGCTGAGAGTGGGTCCCTGGGTGAAAAGCAGATGGTTTTTTGCGGGATTTGTTTGTCGAGTTTGTCTTGAATTCATCGCTCTTACTTCTCCACTTCCACTcaggcgtttctctgcctgtctcggagacgagaggacCTCGTCTTTTCCCTGGGTCGTACCTCTTCGGCACCTCTCCGGAACGTTTGATTGCATGTGCGTACCTCGCGTTTTGTCTCGTCGACGGAGAGCTGATCGCAGCCAGCGTTTTTTCACAGTCACTATTTACTTATGAATTGGTTGTTCTTAACTGCTAAAAACTGagcgcgccttctctctgttgtgtGCGTTCTTTTTTGAGGTCTTTTTATGTGATCCCTTTCCGCCTGTCGGCGTATGTTCCCTTCAGTTTGGGGAGTGTGAAGACCTATTTTTCGCGGGCAACTCCAACGCGCCGCAGAGCCAAGGCCGCCTCTcgtgctcttctcctccctgtctTCCTGTGGAGCTCCTGCTTTCTGTAAcatttttcgtctctgctcttttctccttaCACTTTCtactctcctcttcctcctcattcttctctcgctcttcgtctgactgtctcctttgtgtGCTCCTCCGTTCCCTCGAGCAAATTTGTCTGCTTCAATTCCCTcctccctgcttctctgcttcgacCTCGTCTTGCTTCGCATCGTCACGTTCTCCG
It contains:
- a CDS encoding DEAD/DEAH box helicase domain-containing protein (encoded by transcript TGME49_211400), coding for METESPAEKVEEASSQGGKKKKTRDSAYRRQRQEARRLAREPGEGKPEDGACRETEKRGGEGKRADGQACKDKQSAGRQLKEFNSGEERAGTESAAEVDRKKKANREKENDKERNERRQEEGETAEDREEEQRSGRKRKRRRKRKHQSEEYMHDNEEEGENDEGDEQEEEKNKGDRELEGGERQAKAQTKKRKAKRHTEEKSRAREEAETGDNEREEAIGQTFTSRTSENTEIASSSSSSASPSSSSSASSSSSSAETGEGETTRPEFTKRYCVVAQQREGDEERERERSAEVLRSLHPCVLETLRRRDIRSLFPVQRTVVNFLTRCIDKPYDPQNCDLCVSAPTGEGKTFCYVLPIVSFLLASVAQTTRCVVLVPTRELAVQVAEEFRRFRHGHSSPFVSSSSRTVCRTRALTPDADEANEDEEEGDSAPRECRRKRKHSGEEAEAEASCCARSAENHTIEGVVFCREISVACLVGELSVHRNKRDKAAGLAHVSTGRASLFASPTAPSVLSAFLGSPRRSEVSAVCGDTAATSTAPPDVVVCTPGKFTELVWKATRRRRTAFADAVRGEGGVLLEDDDTTADDEMGVSLEDVRWLVIDEADRLVRQPYHDWMKAVAALQHLRLESCRGYEPSFARTSGEALPVVSAFASPFVASSSLPLQKLTFSATMTKNPKSLALLNLTRPLFVLSSPSGHYAMPQSLAQRYVVCDSEDKPLCLLLLLLHLLQHLRGDASGAREEKRRAKKSCLAETETTADEEDEGTKEAEENKKQGEEEEDKTDEDEGEDDTDESEDETEEVEHERKEEKEETNGKARQNGGSGKRKKAKVLIFCSSRDATHRLTRLLQLYFERPASSRVLPSGLSRLTVFSAAATCPPARGSADSVGRDAPARLCGDAFREEGEEEDTRRESAGDAQEGEAFCSLRVREMSSSLSQRDRVKLINSFKSGVVEVLVCSDLAARGLDVEGVDAVFHYDAPQHVQAYVHRSGRSARAGAWGVTVTLVCPQQMRAFREMIKRKNPHLWKSLQELRLDLCKRSDSAFQDAYAELLRLLSICLAEEAKGKLDARRPLPAHLLSSQSFS